One genomic segment of Ktedonobacterales bacterium includes these proteins:
- the mutS gene encoding DNA mismatch repair protein MutS has protein sequence MTTPARRQYLQIKAQHQDAILLFQIGDFYETFDEDAHLVARELQIVLTSREYGAGNRVPLAGVPVHALDTYAGRLIARGYKVAICEQVSEPGKRLVDRAVTRILTPGTLSEPGLVPPRQNNYLAAVALSRDGNTAGLAYVDVTTGEFAVASLPGGSVPIALEAELHRLRPVECLIAEPLRLVTEQSRQESSSQQETGQERSAAGQAAPFTLPRQTTLTTLPAAAFEPEAAAHRLCRHFGVRTLEAYGCASLPLAVAAAGAILAYLDKMNPALLSLLIGLRTYATDTFMVLDAHTQRNLELLEGARGGPKGSLLAILDQTRTAMGGRLMRRVLTQPLIDLVELNRRYDALEELIDRPSLRARLGSLLDGLGDLERLAGRVRQGTAIPRELLALRELLNVVPHLQTALGSTTAELLQEVSETLEDCPELTALIERAITTGEDNEGRTIRRGYSADLDTLIDSISESRRWIAGLETAERARTGIKSLRVGYNKVFGYYLEVSHANSSRVPADYLRKQTLVNGERYITPELKDHEARILNAEERIDELERTLFADLLRQAGVYYPRLNATAGALARLDVLLGLAEVAARNSYTRPQLDTTTDIVITAGRHPVVEQMLDGGEFIPNDAAMGEQAGSIFLLTGPNMAGKSTFLRQVALICLMAQIGSFVPARQARIGLVDRIFTRVGAHDDIASGQSTFMVEMVETANILHHASRHSLIVLDEIGRGTSTYDGLAIARAVVEHLHHTVGARTLFATHYHELASLTALLPALRAYTMAINEQEEEIVFLHRILPGSGGRSYGIQVARLAGMPASIIQRAREVLAQIEQNPGPSARAEAAARRALVAEPAAAYALDESLERYAAGPPAALNNGFTLPGAVFESSASAFLHELLTLNVAAITPLEAMNRLFALQQEARALLQGQASRSSNSH, from the coding sequence ATGACCACACCAGCACGACGCCAATATCTCCAGATCAAGGCGCAGCATCAAGATGCCATCCTCCTCTTTCAGATTGGGGATTTTTACGAAACCTTCGATGAGGACGCCCACCTCGTCGCCCGCGAACTGCAAATCGTGCTGACCTCGCGTGAATATGGGGCGGGGAATCGGGTACCGCTGGCTGGCGTTCCCGTCCACGCGCTTGACACCTATGCTGGCCGCTTAATCGCCAGAGGATACAAAGTGGCGATTTGCGAGCAAGTCAGTGAACCGGGAAAGCGTCTGGTAGACCGCGCCGTGACGCGCATCCTCACACCAGGCACGCTTTCCGAGCCAGGGCTGGTGCCCCCGCGCCAGAATAATTATCTGGCAGCCGTCGCGCTCAGCCGCGACGGAAATACTGCCGGACTGGCCTACGTTGATGTGACCACCGGCGAGTTTGCCGTCGCCAGCTTGCCCGGCGGAAGCGTGCCTATCGCCCTGGAGGCTGAACTGCACCGGCTGCGGCCAGTCGAGTGCCTGATCGCCGAGCCACTGCGCCTGGTTACAGAGCAATCGCGCCAAGAATCTTCATCCCAGCAAGAAACGGGACAGGAACGAAGCGCAGCCGGACAGGCAGCGCCATTCACACTCCCGCGCCAGACAACCCTGACCACCCTGCCAGCCGCAGCGTTCGAGCCGGAAGCGGCTGCCCATCGGCTTTGCCGCCATTTCGGCGTGCGTACACTGGAAGCATATGGCTGCGCCAGTCTGCCCCTGGCGGTGGCCGCTGCCGGAGCCATCCTTGCCTACCTGGATAAAATGAATCCGGCGCTCCTGAGCCTGCTCATCGGCCTGCGCACTTACGCGACGGATACATTTATGGTTCTGGACGCCCACACGCAGCGCAACCTCGAACTCCTCGAAGGTGCGCGCGGCGGCCCGAAAGGCTCGCTGTTGGCAATTCTTGACCAGACGCGCACCGCGATGGGCGGACGCCTCATGCGGCGCGTCTTGACGCAGCCGTTGATCGATCTGGTCGAACTCAACCGCCGCTACGACGCGCTCGAAGAATTGATTGATCGCCCCTCCCTGCGCGCCAGGCTTGGCAGCCTGCTGGATGGCCTGGGCGATCTGGAGCGCCTGGCCGGGCGGGTACGCCAGGGTACGGCTATCCCACGCGAACTGCTGGCGCTGCGCGAACTACTGAACGTTGTCCCGCATCTGCAAACGGCGCTGGGGTCAACCACCGCCGAACTGCTGCAAGAAGTGTCTGAGACGCTGGAGGATTGCCCCGAACTGACCGCTTTGATCGAGCGCGCCATCACCACCGGAGAAGACAACGAGGGCCGCACCATTCGGCGCGGCTACAGCGCCGACCTGGATACGTTGATTGATTCTATCAGCGAATCGCGTCGCTGGATCGCCGGGCTGGAGACGGCAGAGCGCGCGCGAACCGGCATTAAGTCGTTGCGCGTCGGCTATAACAAAGTCTTTGGCTATTATCTGGAGGTCAGCCACGCCAACAGCAGCCGCGTGCCAGCCGACTACCTGCGCAAGCAAACGCTGGTCAATGGCGAGCGCTATATCACCCCAGAACTCAAGGACCACGAGGCACGCATCCTCAACGCCGAAGAACGCATTGATGAGCTTGAGCGCACGCTTTTTGCCGACCTGCTCCGGCAGGCAGGGGTGTACTACCCCCGGCTCAACGCTACAGCAGGCGCGCTGGCGCGGCTGGATGTGCTGCTGGGGCTGGCGGAGGTGGCGGCGCGCAACAGCTATACGCGCCCCCAACTGGATACCACTACCGATATAGTAATCACCGCAGGCCGCCATCCCGTTGTCGAGCAAATGCTGGATGGCGGCGAGTTCATCCCCAACGATGCCGCGATGGGCGAGCAGGCGGGCAGCATCTTCCTGCTCACCGGCCCCAACATGGCGGGCAAATCCACCTTTCTGCGCCAGGTCGCGCTGATCTGCCTCATGGCGCAGATCGGCAGCTTTGTCCCGGCGCGCCAGGCGCGTATTGGGCTGGTAGACCGCATCTTCACCCGTGTTGGCGCGCATGATGACATCGCCAGCGGGCAGTCAACCTTTATGGTTGAGATGGTCGAGACGGCCAACATCCTGCATCACGCCAGCCGACACAGTTTGATCGTGCTTGATGAGATCGGGCGCGGCACCAGTACCTATGACGGGCTGGCAATTGCCAGAGCCGTTGTCGAACATCTACATCACACCGTCGGGGCGCGCACGCTTTTTGCGACGCACTACCACGAGCTTGCCAGCCTCACCGCGCTTTTGCCAGCACTGCGAGCGTATACCATGGCAATCAACGAGCAGGAAGAAGAGATTGTCTTCCTGCATCGCATCCTGCCGGGCAGCGGCGGGCGCAGCTATGGTATCCAGGTTGCGCGGCTGGCGGGCATGCCAGCGAGCATCATTCAGCGCGCGCGCGAAGTGCTGGCGCAGATCGAACAAAACCCTGGGCCGTCAGCGCGGGCAGAAGCAGCCGCGCGCCGCGCGCTGGTTGCCGAACCAGCGGCAGCCTATGCCCTGGATGAGAGCCTTGAGAGGTACGCTGCCGGACCACCTGCCGCGCTTAACAATGGCTTCACCCTGCCCGGAGCCGTATTTGAGAGCAGCGCCAGCGCGTTCCTGCACGAACTGTTAACCTTAAATGTCGCCGCTATTACGCCGTTGGAGGCCATGAATCGCCTCTTCGCGCTTCAGCAAGAGGCGCGCGCGCTCCTGCAAGGACAGGCCAGCCGCAGCAGCAATTCGCATTGA
- the mutL gene encoding DNA mismatch repair endonuclease MutL: MTFTHLDRQSITLLPPEVAEQIAAGEVIERPMSVLKELLENAIDAGASDIKIEIRGGGLRLVRVSDDGSGIPADEATLAFNRHATSKIRAVEDLSRLRTLGFRGEALASIAAVAEVTMITEAEERGLATLLTIRAGAVIERGRRARPRGTTVIVRDLFQNVPARLRFLKGARAESAHLAQLARRYAVAYPYLKVGLVLDGHAAFQTSGSGQMARAIAEVYGLPVADALLKIGPIDIADAEICGILGNRALSQAGKQHLMLFVNGRWVQSQALLTALETGYRSMLPKGRHPLAAISIRVPPEAVDANIHPTKAEVKLLREEEICAALKDAVHDALGQSALQPLEETLPGPGNVYQYRLPLLRRRRGLPLAEQRQPYNESISPADAGILAELTPLTQIRQTLILAEDQQGGLYLIDQHRAHERVLYEYLRHRLVGQPEQTAQPGAQGQLLLEPVVIELSVRQAAVLGERLPMLAALGFACERFGGRSFLIRSAPALAGTEDLSAHLPALAAEAAEEEENWQDRFCAAVACHAALRRGAPLSLGEQRELLTNLRQTSAPAVCPHGSPLLLHYSQQFLIRQFDW; encoded by the coding sequence ATGACCTTTACGCATCTTGACCGCCAGAGTATCACCCTTTTGCCGCCAGAGGTAGCCGAACAGATCGCCGCTGGCGAAGTGATCGAGCGCCCGATGTCGGTCCTCAAAGAGCTGCTGGAAAACGCCATTGACGCCGGAGCCAGCGACATCAAGATCGAGATACGCGGCGGCGGGCTGCGCCTGGTGCGTGTCAGCGATGATGGCAGCGGCATCCCTGCCGACGAGGCAACGCTGGCGTTCAATCGCCACGCCACCAGCAAGATTCGGGCGGTGGAAGATTTGAGCCGCCTGCGCACACTAGGCTTTCGCGGCGAGGCGCTGGCAAGCATCGCTGCCGTCGCCGAAGTCACGATGATCACCGAAGCTGAAGAGAGAGGGCTGGCAACCCTGCTCACGATACGCGCTGGCGCCGTGATCGAGCGGGGCCGCCGCGCGCGTCCACGCGGAACGACGGTGATCGTTCGTGACCTCTTTCAGAATGTTCCGGCTCGGCTGCGCTTCCTGAAGGGCGCGCGGGCCGAATCGGCGCATCTGGCCCAGCTTGCGCGGCGCTATGCCGTCGCCTATCCGTACCTGAAAGTGGGGCTGGTTCTGGACGGACATGCCGCATTCCAGACCAGCGGCAGCGGCCAGATGGCGCGGGCTATCGCCGAAGTCTATGGTTTGCCCGTCGCGGATGCCTTACTGAAGATCGGACCCATTGACATAGCCGACGCTGAAATCTGCGGCATCCTTGGTAATCGCGCGCTCAGCCAGGCCGGGAAACAGCACCTCATGCTCTTCGTCAACGGGCGCTGGGTGCAATCACAGGCATTACTTACCGCGCTGGAAACAGGCTACCGATCGATGCTGCCCAAAGGACGCCATCCGCTGGCCGCCATCAGCATCCGTGTTCCACCAGAGGCCGTAGACGCCAACATCCACCCGACCAAGGCCGAGGTTAAGCTGCTGCGCGAAGAAGAGATTTGCGCCGCGCTCAAAGACGCTGTGCATGATGCCCTGGGGCAGAGCGCACTCCAGCCTCTCGAAGAGACGCTCCCTGGCCCTGGAAACGTCTATCAATATCGCTTGCCGCTGCTGCGCCGACGGCGTGGCCTGCCCCTTGCGGAACAGCGCCAGCCCTACAACGAAAGCATATCCCCGGCTGACGCGGGCATCCTGGCTGAACTCACCCCGCTCACACAGATTCGTCAAACGCTCATTCTGGCGGAAGACCAGCAGGGCGGCCTGTATCTGATTGATCAGCACCGCGCGCACGAGCGCGTCCTCTATGAATACCTGCGCCACCGCCTCGTCGGCCAGCCTGAGCAGACCGCGCAGCCAGGGGCGCAAGGTCAGCTTTTGCTGGAGCCGGTAGTCATCGAGCTTTCCGTTCGTCAGGCAGCCGTACTTGGAGAACGTTTGCCCATGCTGGCCGCGCTGGGCTTTGCCTGCGAGCGGTTTGGCGGGCGCAGCTTTTTAATCCGCTCTGCGCCTGCGCTAGCAGGTACAGAAGACTTGAGCGCGCATCTGCCCGCGCTGGCCGCCGAGGCAGCCGAAGAAGAAGAGAACTGGCAGGACCGCTTCTGCGCCGCCGTCGCCTGCCATGCCGCGCTGCGACGGGGCGCGCCGCTCAGCCTGGGCGAGCAGCGGGAACTGCTGACAAACCTACGCCAGACCTCGGCCCCCGCAGTCTGCCCACATGGCAGCCCGCTGCTCCTGCACTACAGCCAGCAGTTTCTCATCCGCCAGTTCGACTGGTGA